A region of Haloplanus sp. XH21 DNA encodes the following proteins:
- a CDS encoding amidase, with amino-acid sequence MPYDPDPLDPLVRTLRSGDQSPTALVDTLCDRLDAVDGDVRAVLPEAGRRPRLTREAAALVDRHDTPATRPSLFGVPVGVKDIFHVDGYATAAGSAVPTTAITGPESTAVRRLRDAGALHFGKTHTTEFAYFAPPPTRNPNALGHTPGGSSSGSAAAVAAGLCPLALGTQTVGSVIRPAAFCGVVGFKPSYGRIPTDGVVPFSPTVDHVGTFTADVAGARRAAAILCDGWEPTDPDERPVLGVVDGPYLEQATDAGKAGVEAGAEALQSAGYDVRRVSMLDDIDDINDRHDRLTAAELALSHAERYAAYGDRFAEETTALIEEGQDVGIEAVVDARVATREFRERVGDRISEAGVDLLLSPSAPGPAPEGIDDTGDPVMNLPWTHGGVPALTVPCGRVGDLPLGLQCVAPFGTDESLLAWGDDIADAVADVGDVTED; translated from the coding sequence ATGCCGTACGATCCCGACCCACTCGACCCGCTCGTTCGCACGCTCCGGAGCGGCGACCAGTCGCCCACGGCACTGGTCGATACCCTGTGTGACCGTCTCGACGCCGTCGACGGCGACGTTCGGGCCGTCCTCCCGGAGGCAGGACGGCGCCCTCGCCTGACCCGCGAAGCCGCGGCGCTCGTGGACCGTCACGATACGCCCGCAACGCGGCCGTCCCTGTTCGGCGTCCCCGTCGGCGTCAAGGACATCTTCCACGTCGACGGCTACGCCACGGCGGCCGGGTCGGCGGTGCCGACGACGGCCATCACCGGCCCCGAGTCGACGGCCGTTCGCCGCCTCCGCGACGCCGGCGCGCTCCACTTCGGCAAGACCCATACGACCGAGTTCGCGTATTTCGCCCCGCCGCCGACGCGAAATCCGAACGCGCTCGGCCACACGCCGGGCGGGTCGTCGAGTGGTTCGGCGGCCGCCGTCGCCGCCGGCCTCTGTCCGCTCGCGCTCGGCACCCAGACCGTCGGGTCGGTGATCCGCCCCGCGGCGTTCTGTGGCGTCGTCGGCTTCAAGCCGAGTTACGGCCGCATCCCGACCGACGGCGTCGTCCCCTTCTCGCCCACCGTCGATCACGTCGGCACGTTCACCGCGGACGTGGCGGGCGCGCGCCGGGCCGCAGCGATTCTCTGTGACGGGTGGGAACCGACCGATCCCGACGAACGGCCCGTACTCGGCGTCGTCGACGGTCCCTATCTCGAACAGGCGACCGACGCTGGCAAGGCGGGCGTCGAGGCGGGCGCGGAGGCGTTGCAGTCGGCGGGCTACGACGTTCGCCGGGTGTCGATGCTCGACGACATCGACGACATCAACGACCGACACGACCGTCTCACGGCGGCCGAACTGGCGCTGTCGCACGCGGAGCGATACGCCGCCTACGGCGACCGGTTCGCCGAGGAGACGACCGCGCTGATCGAAGAAGGCCAGGACGTCGGCATCGAAGCCGTCGTGGACGCACGGGTCGCCACCCGTGAGTTCCGAGAACGTGTCGGTGACCGCATCAGCGAAGCCGGCGTCGATCTGTTGCTCTCGCCGTCGGCGCCCGGCCCTGCGCCCGAAGGGATCGACGACACCGGTGATCCCGTGATGAACCTTCCCTGGACCCACGGCGGCGTGCCCGCGCTGACCGTCCCCTGTGGCCGGGTCGGGGACCTCCCCCTCGGCCTCCAGTGTGTCGCGCCGTTCGGCACCGACGAATCCCTGCTCGCGTGGGGAGACGACATCGCCGACGCCGTCGCCGACGTGGGGGACGTGACGGAAGACTGA
- a CDS encoding DUF7548 family protein, whose product MREQVAAALGIAGCLAVVVVLGLPYALFPAWGAELGQYYAAGPLGVGAALFFVLVDIVVFLAGTRGRADPTTAAGIALTLGVVALLVTLSWALSASLDPLFGFPASWITDHRWIVVALTAVVPVAAGLYTRAVLESGA is encoded by the coding sequence ATGCGTGAGCAGGTCGCCGCCGCCCTGGGTATCGCCGGCTGTCTCGCCGTCGTGGTCGTCCTCGGCCTCCCGTACGCGCTCTTCCCGGCCTGGGGCGCGGAACTCGGGCAGTATTACGCCGCGGGACCGCTCGGTGTCGGTGCCGCCCTCTTTTTCGTCCTCGTCGACATCGTCGTCTTCCTGGCGGGAACCCGTGGCCGCGCCGATCCGACGACTGCGGCCGGAATCGCGCTTACCCTCGGCGTCGTCGCACTCCTCGTCACGCTGTCGTGGGCGCTGTCGGCGTCGCTCGATCCGCTCTTTGGCTTCCCGGCGTCCTGGATCACCGACCACCGCTGGATCGTCGTCGCCCTCACGGCCGTCGTCCCCGTCGCGGCCGGGCTCTACACCCGTGCAGTGCTCGAATCCGGAGCCTGA
- a CDS encoding NYN domain-containing protein codes for MTDIHSNQRVAILADAQNLYHSAQSLYSRNIDYSSLLSKGVSERELVRAIAYVIRADSPEEERFFEALQEIGFETKIKDIKTFGDGSKKADWDVGISLDAVTLANHVDVVVLCTGDGDFSRLCSHLRHEGVRVEVMAFGSSTADELVEAADSFLDLSEREETFLL; via the coding sequence GTGACAGATATCCATTCGAACCAGCGCGTCGCGATTCTCGCGGACGCGCAGAACCTCTATCACTCCGCACAGAGTCTCTATTCGCGGAACATCGACTACTCGTCGTTGCTCTCGAAGGGCGTCTCCGAGCGCGAACTCGTGCGCGCCATCGCCTACGTCATCCGCGCCGACTCACCCGAAGAGGAGCGCTTTTTCGAGGCGCTACAGGAGATTGGCTTCGAGACGAAGATCAAGGACATCAAGACCTTCGGCGACGGCAGCAAGAAGGCCGACTGGGACGTTGGCATCAGCCTCGACGCCGTGACGCTCGCTAACCACGTCGATGTCGTGGTGTTGTGTACCGGCGACGGCGACTTCTCGCGGCTCTGTTCGCATCTCCGCCACGAGGGCGTGCGGGTCGAGGTGATGGCCTTCGGCTCCTCGACGGCCGACGAACTCGTCGAGGCTGCCGACTCGTTTCTCGACCTCTCGGAACGCGAAGAAACGTTCCTGCTATAG
- the dph2 gene encoding diphthamide biosynthesis enzyme Dph2 yields the protein MSQDAATEGDLRNTGMSLKHDREWDYELERIVEAVEERDAKKVGLQFPEGLKRRGPAVADDLRALTDDDVTYMLSGQPCYGACDLDTYLMRRTDVFVHFGHSPMKESDKIIYVPLFSNVDPFPIMEDSLDELDVGDVGLVTTAQHMNRFDEMREWLEDEGFTVHTRRGDDRLTHEGQVLGCNYASADIDADQVLYVGGGKFHPLGLAMEHPDKTVVIADPVNNVVTVADTEQFMKQRYASVHKAMDAEKWGVIFCTKIGQGRWDMAEQIVEDNDDAYLITMDEVTPDRLRNFDMDAFVNTGCPRITTDDGPQFHKPMLTPGEYRIAVGDEPLDSLSFDTFHGTW from the coding sequence ATGAGCCAGGACGCCGCGACAGAGGGCGACCTCCGAAACACGGGGATGTCGCTCAAACACGACCGGGAGTGGGACTACGAACTCGAGCGCATCGTCGAGGCCGTCGAGGAACGGGACGCCAAAAAGGTCGGTCTCCAGTTCCCCGAGGGACTCAAGCGCCGCGGCCCGGCCGTCGCCGACGACCTGCGGGCGCTCACCGACGACGACGTGACCTACATGCTCTCCGGACAGCCCTGTTACGGCGCCTGTGACCTCGACACCTATCTGATGCGCCGGACGGACGTGTTCGTCCACTTCGGCCACTCGCCGATGAAGGAGTCGGACAAGATCATCTACGTCCCCCTGTTTTCGAACGTCGACCCCTTCCCGATCATGGAGGACTCCCTCGACGAACTCGACGTGGGCGACGTAGGCCTCGTCACCACGGCCCAGCATATGAACCGTTTCGACGAGATGCGCGAATGGCTGGAAGACGAGGGCTTTACCGTCCACACGCGCCGCGGCGACGACCGACTCACTCACGAAGGGCAGGTGCTCGGGTGTAACTACGCTTCCGCCGACATCGACGCCGATCAGGTGCTCTACGTCGGCGGCGGGAAGTTCCACCCGCTCGGCCTGGCGATGGAACATCCCGACAAGACGGTGGTCATCGCCGACCCCGTCAACAACGTCGTCACCGTCGCCGACACGGAGCAGTTCATGAAACAGCGCTACGCCTCGGTCCACAAAGCGATGGACGCCGAGAAGTGGGGCGTCATCTTCTGCACCAAGATCGGGCAGGGCCGCTGGGACATGGCCGAGCAGATCGTCGAGGACAACGACGACGCCTACCTCATCACGATGGACGAGGTGACGCCGGACCGCCTGCGCAACTTCGACATGGACGCCTTCGTCAACACGGGATGCCCGCGCATCACCACCGACGACGGCCCGCAGTTCCACAAGCCGATGCTCACGCCGGGCGAGTACCGCATCGCCGTCGGCGACGAACCCCTTGACTCCCTCTCCTTCGACACCTTCCACGGCACCTGGTGA
- a CDS encoding heavy metal translocating P-type ATPase: MSHRKSQLNIQGMSCANCSQTISDAVNSLDGVSEANINFATDEGSVAYDPEAVSLGEIYDAIEEAGYTPVSDSVTIAVTDMSCANCSETIQDALERTPGVVAADANFATDEVQVTYNPAEANLQDFYDAIEDAGYSPVREDAETDDDAEGDAREAARQEEIRRQRRLTLFGAVLSLPLLVFMADHLLGLGLVGDELFGLPSGWVAFALATPVQLVLGKPFYENSYKALVTNGRANMDVLIALGSTTAYVYSVAVLLGLIAGGLYFDTAAFILVFITLGNYLEARSKGQAGEALRKLLEMEADTATVIDEEGNEEEIPLEDVAVGDRMKVRPGEQIPTDGVVVDGQSAVDESMVTGESVPVEKSEGDEVVGSTINENGVLVVEATKVGKDTALQQIVQTVKEAQSRQPDIQNLADRISAYFVPAVIANAVLWGVVWSLFPATLAGFVEALPLWGLVAGGPVAAGGVSVFEFAVIVFASAVLIACPCALGLATPAATMVGTTLGAQNGVLFKGGDVLERAKDVDTVVFDKTGTLTKGEMELTDVVVVDHDGHPATADGTPATDGGQLTTRERLSEDDVLRLAAIAESGSEHPLARAIVAGAKDRGIDVPAPDDFENVPGHGVKATVDGREVLVGNRKLLRDNGIDPAPAQETMERLENEGKTAMLVARVPAGTDEGELVGVVADADSVKESAKDAVSQLQERGVDVMMITGDNERTARAVAEQVGIAPENVRAEVLPEDKSDAVESIQDAGRKAMMVGDGVNDAPALAVASVGTAIGSGTDVAIEAADITLMRDDPVDVVKAIRISDATLRKIKQNLVWALGYNTAMIPLASLGLLQPVLAAGAMAFSSVSVLSNSLLFRRYTPDEDYRLLWR; the protein is encoded by the coding sequence ATGAGTCACCGAAAAAGCCAACTCAATATTCAGGGGATGAGTTGTGCAAACTGTTCGCAAACCATCTCCGACGCAGTCAACTCACTCGACGGCGTCTCGGAGGCGAACATCAACTTCGCCACCGACGAGGGGTCGGTCGCGTACGACCCCGAAGCGGTCTCGCTCGGTGAGATATACGACGCCATCGAGGAGGCGGGCTACACGCCGGTGAGCGACTCGGTCACGATCGCGGTCACCGATATGTCGTGTGCGAACTGCTCGGAGACCATCCAGGACGCACTCGAACGGACTCCGGGCGTCGTCGCCGCCGACGCCAACTTCGCGACCGACGAGGTACAGGTCACGTACAACCCCGCCGAGGCAAATCTGCAGGATTTCTACGACGCCATCGAAGACGCTGGCTACTCGCCCGTCCGGGAGGACGCCGAGACCGACGATGACGCAGAGGGCGACGCCCGAGAGGCCGCCCGGCAAGAGGAGATCCGTCGGCAACGCCGGCTGACGCTGTTCGGCGCCGTCCTGTCCCTGCCTCTGCTGGTGTTCATGGCCGACCACCTGCTGGGACTCGGGCTCGTCGGTGACGAGCTCTTCGGCCTCCCGTCCGGCTGGGTTGCGTTCGCGCTGGCGACGCCCGTCCAGCTAGTGCTCGGGAAGCCGTTCTACGAGAACTCCTACAAGGCGCTCGTCACGAACGGCCGCGCCAACATGGACGTGCTGATCGCGCTGGGCTCGACGACCGCGTACGTCTACTCCGTGGCGGTCCTGCTGGGGCTGATCGCCGGCGGACTGTACTTCGACACCGCGGCGTTCATCCTCGTGTTCATCACGCTCGGCAACTACCTCGAGGCTCGATCGAAGGGGCAGGCCGGCGAGGCGCTCCGGAAACTCCTCGAGATGGAGGCGGACACCGCCACCGTCATCGACGAGGAGGGGAACGAGGAAGAGATCCCACTCGAAGATGTCGCTGTCGGCGATCGGATGAAGGTCCGCCCCGGCGAGCAGATCCCCACCGACGGCGTCGTCGTCGACGGCCAGTCGGCAGTCGACGAGTCGATGGTGACCGGCGAATCCGTCCCGGTCGAGAAGAGCGAGGGCGACGAGGTGGTCGGGTCGACCATCAACGAGAACGGCGTGCTCGTCGTCGAGGCGACGAAAGTCGGGAAGGATACGGCACTCCAGCAGATCGTGCAGACGGTGAAGGAAGCGCAGTCCCGCCAGCCGGACATCCAGAACCTCGCCGACCGCATCTCCGCGTACTTCGTCCCCGCCGTCATCGCGAACGCCGTCCTTTGGGGTGTCGTCTGGTCTCTCTTCCCCGCGACGCTCGCGGGCTTCGTCGAGGCACTCCCACTATGGGGTCTCGTCGCGGGTGGTCCCGTCGCCGCTGGCGGCGTCTCGGTCTTCGAGTTCGCGGTCATCGTCTTCGCCTCGGCGGTGCTGATCGCCTGTCCCTGCGCGCTGGGCCTCGCGACGCCCGCGGCGACGATGGTCGGGACGACCCTCGGTGCACAGAACGGCGTCCTGTTCAAAGGCGGCGACGTGCTCGAACGGGCGAAGGACGTCGACACCGTCGTCTTCGACAAGACCGGGACGCTCACGAAAGGCGAAATGGAGCTGACTGATGTCGTCGTCGTTGATCACGACGGTCACCCCGCCACAGCCGATGGAACCCCCGCCACCGATGGCGGGCAACTCACCACACGTGAGCGTCTCAGCGAGGACGACGTGCTTCGGCTCGCGGCGATCGCCGAGAGTGGGAGCGAACACCCCCTCGCCCGGGCGATCGTGGCAGGGGCCAAAGACCGCGGCATCGACGTGCCCGCCCCCGACGACTTCGAGAACGTCCCCGGGCACGGCGTCAAAGCGACCGTTGATGGCCGTGAGGTGCTGGTCGGCAACCGGAAGCTCCTCCGTGACAACGGGATCGACCCCGCGCCCGCACAGGAGACGATGGAGCGCCTCGAGAACGAGGGCAAAACGGCGATGCTGGTGGCCCGCGTGCCCGCCGGCACGGACGAGGGTGAACTCGTTGGCGTGGTCGCCGACGCCGATTCGGTCAAGGAGAGCGCGAAAGACGCCGTGAGCCAGCTGCAGGAGCGCGGAGTCGACGTGATGATGATCACCGGCGACAACGAGCGTACCGCACGCGCCGTCGCCGAGCAGGTCGGTATCGCCCCCGAGAACGTCCGCGCGGAGGTGCTTCCCGAGGACAAGTCGGACGCTGTGGAATCCATTCAGGATGCGGGCCGGAAGGCGATGATGGTCGGCGACGGCGTCAACGACGCGCCAGCCCTGGCAGTCGCCTCCGTCGGTACGGCTATCGGCTCGGGCACGGATGTCGCCATCGAGGCCGCCGACATCACTCTGATGCGTGACGACCCGGTGGATGTCGTGAAGGCGATCCGTATCTCGGACGCGACGCTCCGGAAGATCAAGCAGAACCTCGTGTGGGCGCTGGGATACAACACGGCGATGATCCCGCTGGCCTCGCTCGGCCTGCTCCAGCCCGTACTCGCCGCCGGCGCGATGGCGTTCTCGAGCGTGTCGGTGCTGTCGAACAGTCTGCTGTTCCGCCGGTACACGCCGGACGAGGATTACCGCCTGTTGTGGCGGTAG
- a CDS encoding AsnC family transcriptional regulator, translated as MHDLDETDLEILQLLLSNARRPYSGIADAVGLSAPAVSDRVTKLQEMGVINRFTIDVDRSQLRDGIPVLITLDIASTGSDVASIKEHLLGDGAVEHVFTTAEADLVIYARVRDNDIASWLTDALDDDAFDDFEVTLLAGADWSPDLGETEFALTCAQCGNTVDSEGTATRIDGELYQFCCPSCETRFMEKYDRLQREAD; from the coding sequence ATGCACGATCTCGACGAAACCGACCTCGAAATCCTCCAGCTACTGCTGTCGAACGCTCGCCGACCGTACAGTGGCATCGCGGATGCCGTCGGTCTCTCGGCCCCGGCCGTGTCGGACCGAGTAACGAAACTGCAGGAGATGGGCGTCATCAACCGGTTCACGATCGATGTCGATCGGTCGCAACTCCGGGACGGGATTCCGGTGCTGATCACACTCGACATCGCCTCAACGGGGTCCGACGTTGCGTCGATCAAAGAGCACCTCTTGGGCGACGGCGCCGTCGAGCACGTGTTCACCACGGCCGAAGCCGATCTGGTCATCTACGCCAGGGTCCGGGATAACGACATCGCCAGCTGGCTTACGGACGCCCTCGACGACGACGCGTTCGACGACTTCGAGGTGACGCTCTTGGCAGGGGCTGACTGGTCTCCTGACCTGGGCGAAACGGAGTTTGCCCTCACCTGTGCCCAGTGCGGGAATACGGTCGACAGCGAGGGAACGGCGACCCGCATCGACGGTGAGTTGTACCAGTTCTGTTGCCCGTCGTGTGAGACCCGATTTATGGAGAAGTACGACCGGCTTCAACGAGAGGCGGATTAA
- a CDS encoding TIGR00725 family protein, with protein sequence MRVSVVGSGTATATERERARNLGRLLARRDHVVVCGGLGGVMEAVCRGADAAGGETIGILPTADPDDANPYVDTAIATGMAHARNAMVVMNGDAVVAVGGSAGTLSELGFAGVFDRPVAGLDTHDVPGVEPVATPEAAVDYVESPH encoded by the coding sequence ATGCGCGTCAGCGTCGTCGGCAGTGGCACGGCCACGGCAACGGAGCGGGAGCGAGCGCGGAATCTCGGCCGCCTGCTCGCCCGCCGAGACCACGTCGTCGTCTGCGGTGGTCTCGGTGGCGTCATGGAGGCGGTCTGTCGCGGCGCGGACGCGGCGGGCGGCGAGACGATCGGCATCCTGCCGACGGCCGATCCTGACGACGCCAACCCGTACGTCGATACCGCCATCGCGACGGGGATGGCCCACGCTCGCAACGCGATGGTCGTGATGAACGGCGACGCCGTCGTGGCCGTCGGCGGCAGCGCGGGCACGCTCTCGGAACTCGGCTTCGCCGGCGTCTTCGACCGGCCGGTGGCCGGCCTCGACACCCACGACGTGCCTGGCGTCGAACCGGTCGCAACGCCCGAGGCAGCGGTCGATTACGTCGAATCCCCGCACTGA